The following are encoded in a window of Geobacter metallireducens GS-15 genomic DNA:
- a CDS encoding TIGR02530 family flagellar biosynthesis protein: MIDKIYFPEPLPINPGQKPAQPQPAKQGGAQPPAFAKILDGKMPAQGVKFSQHAQERLRARGISLNEADMKRLEGAVDSVAQKGGRESLIMLGDAALVVSVKNRTVITAMDRGSMQGNVFTNIDSAVVF; encoded by the coding sequence ATGATCGACAAGATCTATTTTCCCGAACCACTCCCCATCAACCCGGGACAGAAACCGGCGCAACCGCAACCGGCGAAGCAGGGGGGCGCACAGCCACCCGCCTTCGCGAAGATCCTCGACGGCAAGATGCCGGCCCAGGGGGTCAAATTCTCCCAGCATGCCCAGGAACGGCTGAGGGCACGGGGGATCAGCCTCAACGAAGCTGATATGAAGAGGCTGGAGGGAGCGGTGGACAGCGTGGCCCAGAAGGGTGGGCGCGAATCGCTCATCATGCTCGGCGACGCGGCACTTGTGGTGAGTGTCAAAAACCGGACAGTCATCACCGCCATGGACCGGGGGAGCATGCAAGGGAATGTGTTCACGAACATCGATTCGGCAGTAGTTTTCTAG
- a CDS encoding flagellar basal body-associated FliL family protein, which produces MAAEENASAEGAPKNKKMLFIIIGAAAVVIIALAVVFMGGKKEKKGEGAEAKVEQKAEGGGAASSGGKEGAAGAAANIFPMEPFIVNIYDGQELRYLRVKVEFETASADAKKEIELRQAPLRDAILVLLTTKTLQDVQDLQGKNQLRDEIMVAVNKILPPGKVSKVYFTDFVVQ; this is translated from the coding sequence ATGGCTGCAGAAGAAAACGCCTCGGCAGAAGGTGCGCCGAAAAACAAGAAAATGCTCTTCATCATCATCGGCGCGGCCGCCGTGGTGATTATCGCCCTTGCCGTCGTATTCATGGGGGGCAAAAAGGAGAAAAAGGGAGAAGGTGCCGAGGCGAAGGTTGAGCAGAAGGCTGAAGGGGGAGGCGCCGCTTCCAGTGGCGGCAAGGAGGGAGCGGCTGGCGCCGCTGCCAACATCTTCCCCATGGAGCCGTTCATCGTCAATATCTACGACGGACAGGAACTGCGGTACCTACGGGTCAAGGTGGAGTTCGAAACCGCCAGCGCCGACGCCAAGAAAGAGATCGAGCTTCGCCAGGCGCCCCTGCGGGATGCCATCCTCGTGCTCCTGACCACGAAGACCCTTCAGGATGTCCAGGACCTCCAGGGGAAGAACCAGCTTCGGGACGAGATCATGGTGGCAGTCAACAAGATCCTCCCTCCGGGCAAGGTGAGCAAGGTCTATTTCACCGACTTCGTGGTGCAGTAG
- a CDS encoding flagellar hook assembly protein FlgD: MVNGITTDTTAAAAAMKKSTGMNKDDFLKLFVTQLQHQDPLNPADSSEFIGQLAQLTQVEQAYNTNSNLTKIIDLFNGATSLSSVSYIGKSVTANGDQINLTAGSKPALGYRLPADAQQVAINISDISGTVVRTLNLGNTRAGDGTILWDGRNGNGSTLPAGQYSFSVTGYNAKGEKFQGNPLLVGTVEGITLEGKEPNVTIGGISVPLSNVLSVKGA; the protein is encoded by the coding sequence GTGGTAAACGGAATCACCACTGACACGACAGCGGCGGCAGCGGCCATGAAGAAGTCCACCGGCATGAACAAGGACGACTTCCTCAAGCTGTTCGTCACCCAGCTCCAGCATCAGGACCCCCTGAACCCCGCGGACAGTTCGGAGTTCATCGGCCAGCTGGCGCAGCTGACCCAGGTGGAGCAAGCCTACAACACCAACTCCAACCTGACCAAAATCATCGACCTGTTCAACGGCGCCACGAGCCTCTCGTCGGTCTCGTACATCGGCAAGTCGGTAACGGCCAACGGCGATCAGATCAACCTCACCGCCGGCTCCAAACCGGCCCTCGGCTACCGGCTCCCGGCCGATGCGCAACAGGTGGCCATCAACATCTCTGATATCAGCGGCACCGTGGTCCGGACCCTGAACCTGGGAAATACCCGGGCCGGCGACGGCACGATCCTCTGGGACGGGAGAAACGGCAACGGAAGTACGCTGCCGGCAGGGCAGTACAGCTTCAGCGTGACCGGCTACAATGCCAAGGGGGAGAAGTTCCAGGGGAACCCGCTTCTCGTCGGCACGGTGGAAGGGATAACGCTGGAAGGAAAGGAACCCAACGTAACCATCGGCGGCATCAGCGTGCCGCTCAGCAACGTACTCTCGGTGAAAGGAGCGTGA
- a CDS encoding flagellar hook-length control protein FliK produces MSMEIMQMLQVIPQAVPTAGTAPEVPAGSAATPDLFASLMAGLLVEPPATTATAELPSLPAETAEPDDQNATAAKPDDITTAEAAMMSLASLVAPRTIVPQAAPVTETPVPTGTTIEASAAVAATQVMAAATATAPAALPSQPPLADAVIHQPELPRETTQAKTPITEAAPAAPAPQATPAPKAEEKNAVEVLKVNLEPTKTTEVELRTQASEPLPETAPAPEAAASKPAPRTMGPAAAYPDRIPVIPKEGNPSAETKQASGTETAPLTDAKLQKVEVTIGDEGGKEQSTGEQGKGGSNSADLKAHVAPVQTDAAKPFEPTLTGTTKSEHQPNHGLRDSIMAQVKEGIATRQPAGNGEIAIRLAPAELGELRINVQVVDQHVKVEVLAANSQVREILLSNLDSLKENFSRQNLTMTGFDVSTGTGQGYEQLFHQGKEAGQQGGFRTAYQRGTAETEAPATQAADYYYTDRRDSILDVRL; encoded by the coding sequence ATGAGCATGGAGATCATGCAGATGCTCCAGGTGATTCCTCAAGCCGTCCCCACCGCCGGAACCGCACCTGAAGTCCCTGCCGGGTCTGCCGCCACCCCCGACCTCTTCGCCTCGCTCATGGCCGGGCTTCTCGTTGAGCCCCCCGCCACGACGGCGACCGCGGAACTGCCATCCCTTCCCGCGGAAACCGCAGAGCCGGACGATCAAAACGCCACCGCCGCAAAACCGGACGATATCACCACCGCCGAAGCAGCCATGATGTCGCTCGCATCCCTTGTGGCACCCCGGACGATCGTTCCGCAGGCCGCTCCGGTCACCGAAACCCCTGTCCCGACCGGCACGACCATCGAGGCGAGCGCCGCCGTTGCGGCGACGCAGGTCATGGCCGCTGCAACCGCCACGGCACCTGCCGCGCTTCCGTCCCAACCCCCCCTTGCCGACGCCGTCATCCATCAACCCGAACTTCCCCGGGAGACGACGCAGGCGAAAACTCCGATAACGGAAGCAGCCCCCGCCGCACCGGCGCCCCAGGCCACCCCGGCACCCAAGGCCGAGGAAAAGAATGCGGTGGAGGTCCTTAAGGTCAACCTCGAACCCACCAAAACCACCGAGGTAGAACTCCGGACACAGGCGTCCGAGCCCTTGCCCGAAACGGCACCGGCACCGGAGGCGGCAGCCAGCAAACCGGCACCCCGCACCATGGGACCGGCGGCAGCCTATCCCGACCGGATACCGGTCATCCCGAAGGAGGGGAATCCCTCGGCCGAGACCAAACAGGCTTCGGGGACGGAAACCGCACCACTCACTGATGCAAAGCTCCAGAAGGTGGAGGTGACCATCGGGGATGAAGGCGGCAAGGAGCAGTCCACCGGCGAGCAGGGAAAAGGCGGGAGCAACTCCGCTGACCTGAAGGCCCACGTCGCACCCGTCCAGACCGACGCGGCGAAACCCTTCGAGCCGACCCTCACTGGCACCACGAAGTCAGAGCACCAGCCGAACCACGGCTTGCGCGACAGCATCATGGCCCAGGTGAAGGAGGGGATCGCAACCCGGCAGCCGGCCGGCAACGGCGAGATCGCGATCCGGCTTGCCCCGGCGGAACTGGGGGAACTCCGGATCAACGTCCAGGTGGTGGATCAGCACGTGAAGGTGGAAGTGCTGGCGGCCAACAGCCAGGTGCGGGAGATTCTTCTCAGCAACCTGGATTCCCTCAAGGAGAACTTCTCGCGGCAGAACCTGACCATGACCGGTTTCGACGTATCCACCGGCACGGGCCAGGGGTACGAGCAGCTCTTCCACCAGGGGAAGGAGGCCGGCCAACAAGGGGGCTTCCGGACCGCGTACCAGCGGGGAACGGCAGAGACCGAGGCACCGGCGACCCAGGCAGCCGACTACTACTACACCGACCGGCGCGACTCGATCCTCGACGTAAGACTATAG
- the fliM gene encoding flagellar motor switch protein FliM yields the protein MEKILTKQEIEALLAAVFEGKIEPDKELAKAEATVQSYDLFSSESKGNIPNLDIIYDSFIRYQRGTLSNRLGRIVEIKKVGAASFKFDDFLHTMPSPVAMAVYKADPLKGAALIAFDSTLVFTIVDCILGGTGSSVVPTVGNRMFTSIELRLVQKIVMDVLADLEKAWAPIYATKMGFLRMEMNPRLVNIVPPEYQVVTMEMEIQIEEIIGKMIFAVPLTTIDPVREKLKNGAQVDMMAIDPQWSFRLSKELLEAPLDLSVEVGGAIISMDELLNLTPGDTIMLDTPCNSDLVVKVGGVSKFMSAPGLRHGNKAAQITTIIGKGREQ from the coding sequence ATGGAAAAGATCCTCACAAAACAAGAAATAGAGGCGCTGCTGGCCGCCGTCTTCGAGGGGAAGATCGAGCCCGACAAGGAGCTGGCCAAGGCAGAGGCGACGGTTCAGTCCTACGACCTCTTCAGTAGTGAGTCGAAGGGGAACATTCCCAACCTCGACATCATTTACGACAGCTTCATCCGCTACCAGCGGGGCACCCTGTCGAACCGCCTGGGGCGCATCGTCGAGATCAAGAAGGTGGGGGCAGCTTCCTTCAAGTTCGACGACTTCCTCCATACCATGCCGTCGCCGGTGGCCATGGCCGTCTACAAGGCCGATCCCCTCAAGGGGGCGGCGCTGATCGCCTTTGACAGCACCCTGGTCTTCACCATCGTCGACTGCATTCTGGGGGGGACCGGTTCCTCGGTCGTGCCGACCGTCGGCAACCGGATGTTCACCTCCATCGAGTTGCGGCTGGTGCAGAAGATCGTCATGGATGTGCTTGCCGATCTCGAAAAGGCCTGGGCCCCCATTTACGCCACCAAAATGGGCTTTTTGCGGATGGAGATGAACCCCCGGCTCGTCAATATCGTTCCCCCCGAGTATCAGGTGGTGACGATGGAGATGGAGATTCAGATCGAGGAGATCATCGGCAAGATGATCTTCGCCGTACCCCTCACGACCATCGATCCGGTCAGGGAAAAGCTCAAGAACGGCGCCCAGGTCGACATGATGGCCATCGATCCCCAGTGGTCGTTCCGCCTGTCGAAGGAACTTCTGGAGGCCCCCCTCGACCTTTCCGTGGAGGTGGGAGGAGCCATCATCAGCATGGACGAGCTTCTGAATCTCACCCCTGGCGACACCATCATGCTTGACACACCCTGCAACAGCGACCTGGTGGTGAAGGTTGGGGGGGTATCGAAATTCATGTCCGCACCGGGGCTGAGGCACGGCAACAAGGCGGCGCAGATAACCACCATTATCGGTAAAGGGAGAGAGCAGTGA
- the fliO gene encoding flagellar biosynthetic protein FliO has translation MKRLAMSGAATAATLVPAAALAADGQGSPSLFMLTLQMVAALGVVLGLIYLFYHLSNRWLKLGAPMGGGERHIRLVETRHLAPKKSLVLVEVGGEFLLLGSSNDNLTFIKQIDILEEIEVIDDPEKQSTMAALFQGKLDAMAAKIAAIKQGRADSPSRRAEKF, from the coding sequence GTGAAACGCCTCGCCATGTCAGGGGCTGCAACGGCGGCAACACTCGTGCCGGCCGCTGCCCTGGCCGCGGACGGGCAGGGCAGCCCGAGCCTGTTCATGCTTACCCTCCAGATGGTGGCTGCGCTGGGGGTGGTGCTGGGGCTCATCTACCTCTTCTACCACCTCTCCAACCGCTGGCTGAAACTGGGAGCCCCAATGGGGGGCGGCGAGCGCCACATCCGCCTGGTGGAGACGCGCCACCTGGCGCCGAAGAAGTCGCTGGTCCTCGTGGAGGTGGGGGGAGAGTTCCTGCTGCTGGGCTCCAGCAACGACAACCTCACCTTCATCAAGCAGATCGACATCCTTGAGGAGATTGAAGTGATCGATGATCCGGAAAAGCAGTCGACCATGGCCGCCCTCTTTCAGGGAAAGCTCGATGCCATGGCCGCGAAGATTGCCGCCATCAAGCAGGGGCGGGCCGACTCCCCCAGTCGGCGCGCCGAAAAATTCTGA
- the fliN gene encoding flagellar motor switch protein FliN, which produces MSDLDNENLKDGELDTKNLNFILDIPLQLTVELGRTKILVKDVLQLNQGAVVELTKLAGEPLDVFVNSKLVARGEAVVVNEKFGIRLVDIVSPNERVEKVL; this is translated from the coding sequence GTGAGCGACCTCGACAATGAAAACCTGAAGGATGGCGAACTGGATACCAAGAACCTGAACTTCATCCTCGACATACCGCTGCAGCTCACGGTGGAGCTGGGGCGCACCAAGATCCTCGTGAAGGACGTTCTCCAGCTTAACCAGGGGGCGGTCGTGGAGCTGACGAAGCTGGCGGGGGAGCCCCTCGACGTGTTTGTCAACTCCAAGCTCGTGGCCCGGGGCGAGGCGGTGGTGGTGAACGAGAAGTTCGGTATCCGGCTTGTGGATATCGTCAGCCCCAACGAGCGGGTGGAGAAGGTGCTGTGA
- a CDS encoding ISL3-like element ISGme5 family transposase, whose translation MSYSDVIAIAGGWEGYRVAGTRTIVTGDAKRIEVELIALSQDEMVCGSCGGRCTSVHETTKRVIRDLPILDAQTYLIVHRRRLLCPQCGPTLERLSWLAKYARVTRRLAESVARLCGVVSVKHVAQYLGLSWDQVKEIDKRSLTERVGTVDLSNIEVLGMDEFALHKGHRYATVIIEPYRKEVLWIGKGRSRESIRPFFTQLGPHGCKRLKAVVMDMNASYEEEIKQHSPQADIVYDLFHVVAKYGREVIDRVRVDEANRLKEDKKARKVVKTSRWLLLRNSENVKGDDMLRLQELLEANRSLLTVYLLKDDLKQLWKFTCIEEAGLFWEQWHQRAMESGIPPLILFARRLKGYLQGILNHCLWPLHTGILEGINNKIKVIKRMAYGFRDHEYFFLKIRAAFPGIPG comes from the coding sequence TTGTCGTATTCCGATGTTATCGCAATTGCGGGAGGGTGGGAAGGATATCGTGTTGCTGGGACACGCACTATCGTCACAGGTGATGCCAAACGGATCGAGGTAGAACTGATTGCCCTGTCCCAGGATGAGATGGTGTGTGGCTCGTGCGGCGGGCGTTGCACAAGCGTCCATGAAACGACCAAGCGCGTAATTCGAGATTTGCCGATTCTCGATGCTCAGACTTATCTGATCGTTCACCGCCGCAGGCTGCTGTGCCCTCAGTGTGGGCCAACGCTGGAGCGTCTGTCATGGCTGGCGAAATACGCCCGCGTGACGCGCAGGCTTGCAGAGAGCGTAGCGCGACTGTGTGGTGTCGTGTCTGTGAAGCACGTGGCGCAGTATCTGGGGCTTTCTTGGGACCAGGTGAAGGAAATCGACAAGCGCTCACTCACAGAGCGGGTCGGCACCGTCGACCTCTCAAACATCGAAGTTCTCGGGATGGATGAGTTCGCCCTTCACAAGGGGCACCGCTATGCGACGGTTATCATCGAGCCATACCGTAAGGAAGTCTTATGGATCGGCAAAGGCAGGAGTCGCGAGAGTATCCGTCCTTTCTTCACGCAGCTTGGCCCACATGGCTGTAAACGGCTCAAAGCGGTCGTGATGGATATGAACGCATCATATGAGGAGGAAATCAAGCAGCACTCGCCCCAGGCAGACATAGTCTACGACCTGTTCCATGTGGTGGCGAAGTATGGCAGGGAAGTGATCGACAGGGTGCGAGTCGATGAGGCAAACCGCCTGAAGGAAGACAAGAAGGCACGGAAGGTAGTCAAAACATCGCGGTGGTTGCTGCTACGAAACAGCGAGAACGTCAAGGGCGACGACATGCTTCGCCTCCAGGAACTGTTGGAGGCAAACCGCAGCCTCCTTACGGTCTACCTGCTCAAAGACGATCTGAAGCAACTGTGGAAGTTTACCTGCATTGAAGAGGCGGGACTATTCTGGGAGCAGTGGCACCAAAGGGCGATGGAGAGTGGAATACCGCCACTCATCCTGTTTGCCCGCCGGCTAAAGGGCTATCTCCAAGGAATCCTCAACCACTGCCTCTGGCCCCTTCACACCGGAATCCTCGAAGGCATCAATAACAAGATCAAGGTGATCAAAAGAATGGCCTACGGCTTCCGGGATCACGAATACTTCTTTCTCAAGATCAGAGCCGCTTTCCCCGGAATTCCCGGATGA
- the fliI gene encoding flagellar protein export ATPase FliI — protein MDRIDLSRYLTAVETMTPIRFHGKVTQVVGLVIEGYCPDAAVGTLCHVHPHDGDPIPAEVVGFRDNKTLLMPLGELRGVGLGSLISVKRKKSSLGVGPGLLGRVIDGLGEPIDDKGPLATREEYPIYANPVNPMKRRPIREPLDLGIRAINGLLTCGKGQRVGIMAGSGVGKSTLLGMIARYTEADVNVIALIGERGRELREFIEKDLQEEGLKKSVVVVATSDQPPLVRMRGAYIATTIAEYFQAQGKKVLLMMDSATRFAMAMREVGLAIGEPPTTKGYTPSVFAALPKLLERTGNFMDGSITGLYTVLVEGDDFNEPVSDAMRSILDGHIVLNRELAARAIYPPIDVLASASRVMMDVTERGQQQFASRFKELLAAHKQAEDLINIGAYKPGSNPTIDYAISKMEGMVGYIRQGIHDGVTMEQSVTALGDIFDEGMAL, from the coding sequence ATGGATAGGATCGACCTCTCCCGCTATCTCACCGCCGTGGAGACCATGACGCCGATCCGCTTTCACGGCAAGGTGACCCAGGTGGTGGGGCTCGTCATCGAGGGGTATTGCCCCGATGCGGCCGTGGGAACCCTCTGCCACGTCCATCCCCACGACGGCGATCCGATCCCGGCCGAGGTGGTGGGGTTCCGCGACAACAAGACGCTTCTCATGCCCCTTGGTGAGTTGCGGGGTGTCGGGCTCGGGAGCCTCATCTCCGTCAAGCGGAAAAAGTCATCCCTCGGCGTCGGCCCGGGCCTTCTGGGACGGGTCATCGACGGTCTCGGTGAGCCCATTGACGATAAAGGTCCCCTCGCGACCCGCGAAGAGTATCCCATCTACGCCAATCCCGTGAACCCCATGAAGCGCCGCCCCATCAGGGAGCCCCTCGATCTGGGGATCCGGGCCATCAACGGGCTCCTCACCTGCGGCAAGGGGCAGCGTGTCGGAATCATGGCCGGCTCCGGTGTCGGAAAGTCGACACTGCTCGGGATGATAGCCCGCTACACCGAGGCGGACGTGAACGTCATCGCCCTGATCGGCGAGCGGGGGCGTGAGCTACGGGAATTCATCGAGAAGGACCTCCAAGAGGAGGGGCTGAAAAAATCGGTGGTCGTGGTGGCCACCAGCGATCAGCCACCCCTGGTGCGGATGCGGGGGGCCTACATCGCCACCACCATTGCCGAGTATTTTCAGGCCCAGGGGAAAAAGGTCCTCCTCATGATGGACTCGGCCACCCGCTTCGCCATGGCCATGCGCGAGGTGGGGCTGGCCATCGGCGAGCCTCCCACTACCAAGGGGTACACCCCGTCCGTCTTCGCCGCGCTTCCCAAGCTCCTGGAGCGGACCGGCAACTTCATGGACGGGAGCATCACCGGCCTCTACACAGTTCTGGTTGAGGGGGATGACTTCAACGAGCCGGTCTCAGACGCCATGCGGAGCATCCTGGACGGCCACATCGTCCTGAACCGCGAGCTGGCGGCGCGGGCCATCTACCCCCCCATCGACGTCCTGGCCAGCGCCTCGCGGGTCATGATGGACGTGACCGAGCGGGGCCAGCAGCAGTTCGCCTCCCGCTTCAAGGAGCTTCTGGCGGCCCACAAGCAGGCGGAGGATCTCATCAATATCGGCGCCTACAAGCCGGGGTCCAACCCGACCATCGACTATGCCATCTCCAAGATGGAGGGGATGGTCGGGTACATCCGCCAGGGTATCCATGACGGGGTCACCATGGAGCAATCGGTTACGGCACTCGGAGACATTTTTGATGAAGGAATGGCACTCTGA
- the fliJ gene encoding flagellar export protein FliJ, with the protein MMQNHNNGFQLQQVLNYRKEIEKVRKVEFATAKREFESATEVLERHKAEADQARVEYNNKQASVVNAAELQMYADFFRRKTGDIQSQRVQVDSLGREMTERREELMDAAKDKKALELLKERQMAALRRERAEKERAFLEELAIQKAHR; encoded by the coding sequence ATGATGCAAAACCATAACAACGGGTTCCAACTGCAGCAGGTCCTCAATTACCGCAAAGAGATCGAGAAGGTGCGCAAGGTCGAATTCGCCACTGCCAAGCGCGAGTTCGAGAGCGCCACCGAGGTGCTGGAGCGCCACAAGGCCGAGGCGGACCAGGCCCGGGTCGAGTACAACAACAAGCAGGCCTCCGTGGTCAATGCCGCCGAGCTCCAGATGTATGCCGACTTCTTTCGGCGCAAGACCGGCGACATCCAGTCCCAGCGCGTGCAGGTGGACTCCCTTGGCCGGGAGATGACCGAGCGCCGCGAGGAGCTCATGGACGCCGCCAAGGACAAGAAGGCCCTGGAGCTCCTCAAGGAGAGACAGATGGCCGCCCTGCGGCGGGAGCGGGCCGAGAAGGAACGGGCCTTTCTCGAAGAACTGGCCATCCAGAAGGCCCACCGGTAA
- a CDS encoding MotE family protein, producing MRKKAFIPIVAVAGFFLLLAPPICSPPSVEAQPSGGGSTRPAVAAPVYPTAGTKNGVSEAASLELKKQQLAAKEAALAVKEQELKALAATLEARVKELEAAKAGLDRSLDARKKVQSANYQKLLKVYKGLKPQEAVKLLDGLSENEALELLSEMDQKRATKLLPLIKKERALKWTRQNLAAR from the coding sequence ATGCGGAAAAAGGCTTTCATACCGATTGTGGCGGTGGCGGGGTTCTTCCTTCTCCTCGCGCCGCCGATTTGTTCTCCTCCCTCCGTCGAGGCCCAGCCCTCCGGAGGGGGCAGCACGCGTCCCGCCGTGGCCGCGCCCGTCTATCCGACGGCGGGCACCAAAAATGGCGTCAGCGAAGCCGCGTCCCTGGAGCTGAAAAAGCAGCAGCTCGCCGCCAAGGAGGCGGCCCTCGCCGTTAAGGAGCAGGAGCTGAAAGCCCTGGCAGCTACCCTTGAAGCGCGGGTGAAGGAGCTGGAGGCTGCCAAGGCGGGGCTGGACCGTTCCCTGGACGCCCGTAAGAAGGTGCAGAGCGCCAACTACCAGAAGCTCCTCAAGGTCTACAAAGGGTTGAAGCCCCAGGAAGCGGTGAAGCTCCTGGACGGCCTCTCCGAGAACGAGGCCCTGGAGCTCCTGAGCGAGATGGACCAGAAGCGGGCCACCAAGCTCCTCCCCCTCATCAAGAAGGAGCGGGCGCTCAAGTGGACCCGGCAGAACCTGGCGGCGAGATGA
- a CDS encoding flagellar hook protein FlgE, producing the protein MSVTSALYTGISGLNANGEAMSVIGNNISNVNTIGFKQGRMLFSDVLSSTISGGSQIGRGVQIQTVENQFTQGSFESTESGTDLAVQGDSFFVVQNDNGRYYTRAGAFTFDKDKTLVNPEGYQVQGYGIIPSSGLADGVMKPIDLTTFATTPPKQTSAVDMVLNLDSTQSTPALPWNPANPVATSNFSTSLSVYDSQGNAHTATVYFRKTAANAWDWHAILPDAQAGTPGSSTTPLDGTLTFDATGALTGQTPLASAAQNITFTGGVTAPQPILFGMGVGATTQYASPSIVSSQTQDGYYQGTLTKVTIDDKGYVNGVYSNGELKKLYQVALAKFASTTGLSKAGGTLFEETLDSGQPLFSNASTPGVGKVLANSLEQSNVDMAAQFVKMITTQRGYSANSKTITTADEMLQEVLNLKR; encoded by the coding sequence ATGAGCGTTACATCTGCACTGTATACCGGCATCAGCGGCCTCAACGCCAACGGCGAAGCCATGTCCGTCATCGGCAACAACATCTCCAACGTTAACACCATCGGTTTCAAGCAGGGACGGATGCTCTTCTCCGACGTCCTCTCCAGCACCATCAGCGGCGGCTCCCAGATCGGCCGCGGCGTCCAGATCCAGACCGTTGAGAACCAGTTCACCCAGGGCTCCTTCGAGAGCACCGAGAGCGGCACCGACCTGGCCGTCCAGGGCGATTCCTTCTTCGTGGTCCAGAACGACAACGGCCGCTATTACACCCGTGCCGGCGCCTTCACCTTCGACAAGGACAAGACTCTCGTGAACCCGGAAGGGTACCAGGTGCAGGGGTATGGGATCATCCCCTCGTCGGGCCTTGCCGATGGCGTCATGAAGCCCATCGATCTGACCACGTTCGCCACTACCCCGCCGAAGCAGACCTCTGCCGTCGACATGGTGCTGAACCTGGATTCCACCCAGAGCACGCCGGCCCTTCCCTGGAATCCGGCCAACCCGGTGGCCACCTCCAACTTCTCCACGAGCCTGTCGGTTTACGACTCCCAGGGGAACGCCCACACGGCAACGGTCTACTTCCGCAAGACCGCCGCCAACGCGTGGGACTGGCACGCCATTCTCCCCGACGCCCAGGCCGGTACCCCCGGCAGCAGCACCACCCCCTTGGACGGGACCCTTACCTTTGACGCCACCGGTGCCCTCACCGGCCAGACCCCCTTGGCCAGCGCGGCCCAGAACATCACCTTCACGGGCGGGGTAACCGCTCCGCAGCCGATCCTCTTCGGCATGGGCGTCGGCGCCACCACCCAGTACGCCAGCCCCTCCATTGTCTCTTCCCAGACCCAGGACGGCTACTACCAGGGTACCCTGACCAAGGTCACCATCGACGACAAGGGGTACGTGAACGGGGTTTACTCCAACGGCGAGCTCAAGAAGCTCTACCAGGTGGCCCTGGCCAAGTTCGCCTCCACCACCGGCCTCTCCAAGGCGGGGGGCACCCTCTTCGAGGAGACCCTGGACTCGGGTCAGCCTCTCTTCTCCAACGCCAGCACTCCGGGCGTCGGGAAGGTCCTTGCCAACTCCCTGGAGCAGTCCAACGTGGACATGGCGGCCCAGTTCGTCAAGATGATCACCACCCAGCGGGGCTACTCCGCCAACTCCAAGACCATCACCACCGCCGACGAGATGCTCCAGGAAGTCCTCAATCTCAAGCGGTAA